The Verrucomicrobiota bacterium genome has a window encoding:
- a CDS encoding sulfurtransferase yields the protein MDHSPGFLKLVNEAKKNVEEVSVAEARARLASDPKVVLMDVREDHEWQKGHAVEAVHLGKGILERDLEKLYPDPNTEIIMYCGGGFRSAMTADAAQKMGYRKVYSLAGGYKALVNARWPMKTGD from the coding sequence ATGGATCATTCACCCGGCTTTCTCAAACTCGTCAACGAGGCGAAAAAGAATGTCGAGGAAGTCAGCGTCGCCGAGGCGCGCGCCCGGCTGGCAAGCGACCCGAAAGTTGTGCTCATGGACGTGCGGGAGGATCACGAATGGCAGAAGGGGCACGCGGTTGAGGCGGTGCATCTTGGCAAAGGCATCCTCGAACGCGATCTGGAGAAGCTCTATCCGGATCCCAACACGGAGATCATCATGTATTGCGGTGGAGGGTTTCGTTCGGCGATGACGGCGGACGCCGCCCAAAAAATGGGTTATCGGAAAGTGTATTCCCTGGCCGGCGGCTACAAGGCGCTGGTCAACGCCCGATGGCCGATGAAAACCGGCGATTGA